The segment CGATGACACCGGCGAGGATGAAGCCGGCGTGCGCGATGGAGGAGTAGGCCAGCAGCCGCTTGATGTCGGTCTGGGTGATGGCGACGATCGCCCCACCCAGCATCGTGATGATCGCGACGCCCCACATCACCGGCTGCCAGTCCCAGCGCATGCCCGGCAGGACGACGTACAGCAGCCGCAGCAGCGCACCGAAGGCCGCGACCTTGGTGGCGGCCGCCATGAAGCCCGTCACCGGGGTCGGGGCGCCCTGGTAGACGTCCGGGGTCCACATGTGGAACGGGACCGCGCCGACCTTGAACAGCAGCCCCATCAGCACCAGCGCGGCGCCGATCAGCAGCAGCGCGTCATTGCCCATCGTGCCGGCCAGCGCCGGATCGATCTGCTTGGCACCGTCCGAGATCACCTCGGCGATCCCGGCGTAGGTGACCGTGCCCGCGTAGCCGTACAGCAGGGCCACGCCGAACAGCAGGAAGGCGGACGAGAAGGCGCCGAGGAGGAAGTACTTCACCGCGGCCTCCTGCGACAGCAGCCGCTGGCGGCGGGCCAGCGCACACAGGATGTACAGCGGGAGGGAGAAGACCTCCAGCGCGATGAAGAGGGTCAGCAGGTCATTGGCCGCCGGGAAGACCAGCATGCCGCCGACCGCGAAGAGCGCGATCGGGAAGACCTCGGTGGTGGTGAACCCCGCCTTGACCGCGGCCTGTTCGGCGGCACCGCCGGGGACGGCCGCGGGCTGCGCGGCGAAGGAGTCCACGCGCTTGCCGTGCGCCGCCGGATCGAGCCGCCGCTCGGCGAACGTGAAGACCGCGACCAGGGACACCAGCAGGATGGTGCCCTGGAGGAACAGTGCGGGCCCGTCGACGGCGAGGGCGCCCATGGCGGCGATATGCGCCTTGGCCGAGCCGAAGCCGCCGGCCGCCAGCCCGATCACCGCGGCGAACGCGGCGGCCAGCGCCACCACGGTCAGCAGCAGCTGGGAGTAGTAGCGGTGCCGGCGCGGCACGAACGCCTCGACGACGACGCCGAGCACCGCCGCGCCCAGGACGATCAGCGTCGGCGACAGCTGGGCGTACTCGATGTGCGGCGCCGGGATCTTGCCCGGTGCGCCGTGCGCCACCGTCCACAGGCTGTGGACACTTGCCACGGAACTCACTTCGCGGCCTCCCGGTCTTGATCCTGCACGGCCTGGCCGGCCCGGCCTCCACCGGGCCCGGCGTCCACCTGCACAGTGGGCTTGGGGTCCTTCTTGTCCACGACGGACAGGGTGTGGCCGACCGCCGGATTCACGAGGTCGGTGAGCGGCTTCGGATAGACCCCGAGGAAGAGCAGCAGCGCCACCAGCGGCGCCACCACCAGCAGCTCCCGCACCCGGAGGTCGGGCATGCTGCGCACCTCGGTCTTCACCGGCCCGGTCATCGTCCGCTGGTAGAGCACGAGGACGTACAGCGCGGCGAGGACGATGCCGAGGGTGGCGATGATGCCGATCACCGGATAGCGGCTGAACGTGCCGACCAGGACCAGGAATTCGCTGACGAACGGCGCCAGACCGGGCAGCGACAGGGTGGCCAGACCGCCGATGAGGAACGTACCGGCGAGGACCGGGGCGACCTTCTGGACGCCGCCGTAGTCCGCGATGAGCCGGGAGCCGCGGCGGCTGATCAGGAAGCCGGCCACCAGCATCAGCGCGGCGGTCGAGATGCCGTGGTTGACCATGTAAAGCGTCGCGCCGCTCTGGCCCTGGGACGTCATCGCGAAGATGCCCAGGATGATGAAGCCGAAGTGGGAGATCGAGGCATAGGCGATCAGCCGCTTGATGTCCCGCTGGGCGACCGCCAGCAGCGCGCCGTAGAGCACGCTGATCAGGGCGAGCACCAGGATGGCGGGCGTCGCCCAGCTGCTGGCCTCCGGGAAGAGCTGGAGGCAGAAGCGGAGCATCGCGAACGTGCCGACCTTGTCGACCACCGCGGTGATCAGCACCGCGACCGGTGCGGTGGACTCCCCCATGGCGCCCGGCAGCCAGGTGTGCAGCGGCCACAGCGGCGCCTTCACCGCGAACGCGAAGAAGAAGCCGAGGAAGAGCAGCCGCTCGGTGCCGGTGCCGATGTCGAGCTTGCCGGCCGCCCGGGCCTCGACGATCTGCTGGAGCGAGAACGTGCCGGTGCCGAGCTGGTCGGCGGTGACGGCGTACAGCCCGATCACCGCGGCCAGCATGATCAGTCCGCCGGCGAGGTTGTACAGCAGGAACTTCACCGCGGCGTACGAGCGCCGGCTCGCGGCCTGGTCCTCGCCGTCCCCGCCCGCCCGGTCCCCGAAGCCGCCGATGAGGAAGTACATCGGGATCAGCATGGCTTCGAAGAAGATGTAGAAGAGGAAGACATCAGTGGCCTCGAAGGAGAGGACCACCATCGCCTCGACGGCCAGGATCAGCGCGAAGAAGCCCTGGGTGGGCCGCCAGCGCCGGTTGGGCGTGGCCTCTTCCAGGGGGTCGGCGTCATGCCAGCCGGCCAGGATGATGAAGGGGATCAGCAGGGTGGTCAGCGCGATCAGGGCGACCGCGATGCCGTCCACGCCGAGTTCGTAGCGGACGCCGAAGTCGCTGATCCAGGCATGCGACTCGGTGAGCTGGAAGGGGCCCTTCGCACCCGGATCGAAGCGGAACGCGACGACCAGCGCCAGCGCGAAGGTGAGCAGCGAGAACACCAGCGCGAGCCATTTGGCCGCGGTGCGCTTGGCGGCGGGCAGCGCGGCGGTGGCGATCGCACCGACCGCCGGGACCGCGGCCACCGCCGTCAGCAGGGGAAATGACATGGCTCAGACACCCCTCATCAGCAGGGTCGCGGCGACGAGAACGGCGGCGCCGCCCAGCATCTGGACCGCGTACGAACGGACGAATCCGGTCTGCAACCGGCGCAGCAGGCCGGAGAGCCCGCCCATCGACGCCGCCGTGCCGTTGACCGCGCCGTCCACGACGGTGCGGTCCAGCTGGACGAGGGTGCCGGTGAGCTCTTCGCCGCCGCGTACGAAGACGATGTGGTTGAAGTCGTCCTGGAGCAGATCGCGGCGGGCGGCCCGGGTCAGCAGCGAACCGCGCGGGGCCAGCACCGGCACCGGCTTGCGGCCGTACATCAGCCAGGCGATACCGACACCGATGAGCAGCACCACCATCGTCGCGGCGGTGACCGTGGTGGCGCTGACCGGAGAGTGGCCGTGCGCGAACGAGGTGACCGGCTCCAGCCACTTCACAAAGGCCTCGTTGACGCTGAACAGCCCGCCCGCGAAGACCGATCCGACGGCCAGCACGATCATCGGGAGCGTCATGACCTTCGGCGACTCGTGCGGATGCACCTCGTCGGGGTTCCAGCGCTTCTCCCCGAAGAACGTCATCAGCATCACCCGCGTCATGTAGAACGCGGTGATCGCCGCGCCCAGCAGGGCCGCGCCGCCGAGGATCCAGCCCTCGGTGCCGCCCTTGGCGAACGCCGCTTCGATGATCTTGTCCTTGGAGAAGAAGCCGGACAGACCGGGGAAGCCGATGATCGCCAGATAGCCGAGGCCGAAGGTGACGAAGGTGACCGGCATGTACTTCCGCAGACCGCCGTAACGGCGCATGTCCACCTCGTCGTTCATCCCGTGCATCACGGAACCGGCGCCGAGGAAGAGGCCCGCCTTGAAGAAGCCGTGGGTGACCAGGTGCATGATCGCGAAGGCGTAGCCGATCGGGCCGAGACCGGCGGCCATGATCATGTAGCCGATCTGCGACATCGTCGAACCGGCCAGCGCCTTCTTGATGTCGTCCTTGGCGCAACCGACGATCGCACCGAAGAGGAGCGTGACCGCACCGACCACGACGACCGCCAGCTGGGCGGTCGGCGCGGCGTTGAAGATCGCCCCGGAGCGGGTGATCAGATACACGCCGGCGGTGACCATCGTGGCGGCGTGGATCAGGGCCGAGACCGGGGTCGGGCCCTCCATCGCGTCACCGAGCCAGGACTGGAGCGGTACCTGCGCCGACTTACCGCAGGCGGCCAGCAGCAGCATCAGCCCGATGGCGGTCAGCTTGCCCTCGGAGCCCGGCGCGGCAGCGCCTGATGTCATCGTGCCGGTGGCGGCGAGCACCGGGCCGAAGGCGAAGGTCCCGAACGTCGTGAACATCAGCATGATCGCGATGGACAGGCCCATATCGCCGACGCGGTTGACCAGGAACGCCTTCTTGGCCGCGGTGGCCGCGCTCGGCTTGTGCTGCCAGAACCCGATGAGCAGGTACGAGGCGAGGCCGACGCCCTCCCAGCCGACGTACAGCAGAAGGTAGTTGTCGGCGAGGACGAGCAGCAGCATCGCCGCGAGGAAGAGATTGAGGTAGCCGAAGAAGCGGCGGCGCCGCTCGTCGTGCTCCATATAGCCGATCGAATAGATGTGGATCAGCGAGCCGACACCGGTGATCAGCAGGACGAACGTCATGGACAGCTGGTCGAGCTGGAACGCGACGTCGGCCTGGAAGCCGCCGACCGGGATCCAGCTGAACAGATGCTGATGCAGGGCACGGTCCTCGGCGCCTCTGCCGAGCATGTCGGCGAAGAGCGCCACCCCGAGGGCGAACGATGCCACCGAGAACAGCGTGCCGATCAAGTGGCCGGTGCGGTCGAGTCGGTTGCCGCCGCACAGCAGCAGGGCCGCACCGACCAGCGGTGCCGCGACAAGCAGCGCGATCAAGTTCTCCACTTTGTGCGACCCCTTACAGCTTCATCAGGCTGGCGTCGTCGACCGAGGCCGTATGACGGGTGCGGAAGATCGACACGATGATCGCCAGACCGACCACGACCTCGGCCGCGGCGACGACCATCGTGAAGAAGGCGATGATCTGGCCGTCCAGATTCCCGTGCATCCGCGAGAAGGTGACGAAGGCGAGATTGCAGGCGTTGAGCATCAGCTCGATGCACATGAACACCACGATGGCGTTCCGCCTGATCAGCACCCCGGCCGCGCCGATGGTGAACAACAGGGCGGCGAGATAGAGGTAGTAGACCGGGTTCATTTCTTGGCCCCCTCCTTGTGCTCCGCCGACGGCGCGCCACCGGACGACGACGGGCCGGGCTCGTCCTCGGAGCCCCGGCCCAGCCAGTCCTCGGAGCGCCGCTCCAGCGCCTTCAGTTCGGCGAGCGACGCTCCGGAGACATCGCGGATCTGACCGCGCTCCCGCAGCGTCGGGTTGACGCTGAGCTCGGACACGGTGCCGTCGGGCAGCAGCCCCGGAATGTCGACGGCGTTGTGCCGGGCGTAGACGCCGGGGGCGGGCAGCGGCGGTACCTGCTTGCCCTCGCGGATCCGGGCCTCGGACTGCTCACGCTGCGTCTTGGCGCGCTCCGTGCGCTCCCGGTGGGTGAGCACCATCGCGCCGACGGCTGCCGTGATCAGCAGCGCGCCGGTGACTTCGAAGGCGAAGACGTACTTGGTGAAGATGAGCGCCGCCAGGCCCTGCACATTGCCGCCGGCGTTGGCCTCGCCCAGGCCGTTGAACTGCTTCAGCGAGGCGTTGCCGATCCCGGCGATCAGCAGGATGCCGAAGCCGAGGCCCGCCGCGGCGGCGAGCCAGCGCTGCCCCTTGAGCGTCTCCTTGAGGGAGTCCGCGGCGGTGACACCGACGAGCATGACGACGAACAGGAACAGCATCATGATCGCGCCCGTATAGACGACGATCTGGACGACGCCGAGGAAGTAGGCGCCGTTGGCGAGGTAGAAGACCGCCAGGACGATCATGGTCCCGGCGAGCGACAGTGCGCTGTGCACCGCGCGCTTCATCAGGATCGTGCACAGCGCGCCGATGACGGCGACACTGCCCAGGATCCAGAACTGCACGGCCTCCCCCGTGGAGGTCATGGAGGCCGCGGCGGCGAGGCCGGTCATGCGTGCGCCCCCTTCGCCTGCGGGTTCTCGTCGGTCTTCTCGCCCTTGGAGGTGGCGGTCTGACGGACCGTCCCCGGCGCGGCCTCGGTCACCAGGCCCTGGTAGTAGTCCTTCTCCGTCATGCCGGGGTAGATCGCATGCGGGCTGTCGACCATGGTCTCCTCCAGGCCCGCGAGCAGCTCTTCCTTGGTGTAGATGAGCGATTCACGGGACCTGTCGGCGAGTTCGTACTCATTGGTCATGGTCAGCGCGCGGGTCGGACAGGCCTCCACGCACAGGCCGCACAGGATGCAGCGCAGATAGTTGATCTGGTAGACGCGGCCGTAGCGCTCGCCCGGGGAGTAGCGCTCCTCGTCGGTGTTGTCCGCGCCCTCGACGTAGATCGCGTCCGCCGGGCAGGCCCAGGCGCACAGCTCGCAGCCGATGCACTTCTCCAGCCCGTCCGGATGGCGGTTGAGCTGGTGGCGGCCGTGGAAACGCGGCGCCGTCGGCTTCTTCTCCTCCGGATACTGCTCGGTCAGCCGCTTCTTGAACATGGCCTTGAAGGTCACGCCGAAGCCGGCCACGGGGTTCTGGAACTCAGGCACCGTCGCCCCCCTTTCCGTCGTTTCCGATTCCGTCACTGACAGTGTCCGCCCCGCCACTGACAATCAGCTCCCGCTCCCGGCGCGGCCTGCGGCGCGGCACCGGCGGCAGGCTCTGTCCGGGCAGCGGTGGCACGGGGAAGCCGCCCGCCATCGGGTCGAAGGCCCCGTCGCCGTCCGTCTCCTCCGCCACCTCGGCGCGCCGGAAGAAGTCCACGAGCAGGGAGATCAGCAGCAGCAGAACAGCGCCGCCGGCGACGTACAGCACGATCTGGGAGAAGTCGTAGCCCTCGTTCTTCAGCGCCCGGACGGTGGCGACCAGCATCAGCCAGACCAGCGAGACCGGGATGAGGACCTTCCAGCCCAGCTTCATGAACTGGTCGTAGCGCACCCGCGGAAGGGTGCCGCGCAGCCAGATGAAGAAGAACAGCAGCAGCTGCACCTTGAGGGTGAACCAGAGCAGCGGCCACCAGCCGTGGTTCGCGCCTTCCCAGAAGGTCGAGATCGGCCAGGGAGCCCGCCAGCCGCCCAGGAAGAGGGTGATCGCGACGGCCGAGACGGTCACCATGTTGATGTACTCGGCGAGCATGAACATCGCGAACTTGATGGACGAGTACTCGGTGTTGAAGCCGCCGACGAGGTCGCCCTCGGACTCCGGCATGTCGAACGGCGCGCGGTTGGTCTCACCCACCATCGCGACGATGTAGATGATGAACGACACCGGCAGCAGCAGGATGTACCACCGGTTCTGCTGCGACTCCACGATGGTCGACGTCGACATCGACCCGCTGTAGAGGAACACCGCCGCGAACGACATCCCCATCGCGATCTCGTACGAGATCATCTGCGCGCACGAGCGCAGCCCGCCGAGCAGCGGATAGGTCGAGCCGGAGGACCAGCCCGCCAGCACGATGCCGTAGATGCCGACCGAGGCCGTGGCCAGGATGTAGAGGATGCCGATCGGGAGGTCCGTCAGCTGCATCGGGGTGCGGACACCGAAGATCGAGATCTCGTTGCCCG is part of the Streptomyces platensis genome and harbors:
- the nuoL gene encoding NADH-quinone oxidoreductase subunit L, translated to MENLIALLVAAPLVGAALLLCGGNRLDRTGHLIGTLFSVASFALGVALFADMLGRGAEDRALHQHLFSWIPVGGFQADVAFQLDQLSMTFVLLITGVGSLIHIYSIGYMEHDERRRRFFGYLNLFLAAMLLLVLADNYLLLYVGWEGVGLASYLLIGFWQHKPSAATAAKKAFLVNRVGDMGLSIAIMLMFTTFGTFAFGPVLAATGTMTSGAAAPGSEGKLTAIGLMLLLAACGKSAQVPLQSWLGDAMEGPTPVSALIHAATMVTAGVYLITRSGAIFNAAPTAQLAVVVVGAVTLLFGAIVGCAKDDIKKALAGSTMSQIGYMIMAAGLGPIGYAFAIMHLVTHGFFKAGLFLGAGSVMHGMNDEVDMRRYGGLRKYMPVTFVTFGLGYLAIIGFPGLSGFFSKDKIIEAAFAKGGTEGWILGGAALLGAAITAFYMTRVMLMTFFGEKRWNPDEVHPHESPKVMTLPMIVLAVGSVFAGGLFSVNEAFVKWLEPVTSFAHGHSPVSATTVTAATMVVLLIGVGIAWLMYGRKPVPVLAPRGSLLTRAARRDLLQDDFNHIVFVRGGEELTGTLVQLDRTVVDGAVNGTAASMGGLSGLLRRLQTGFVRSYAVQMLGGAAVLVAATLLMRGV
- the nuoI gene encoding NADH-quinone oxidoreductase subunit NuoI, which codes for MPEFQNPVAGFGVTFKAMFKKRLTEQYPEEKKPTAPRFHGRHQLNRHPDGLEKCIGCELCAWACPADAIYVEGADNTDEERYSPGERYGRVYQINYLRCILCGLCVEACPTRALTMTNEYELADRSRESLIYTKEELLAGLEETMVDSPHAIYPGMTEKDYYQGLVTEAAPGTVRQTATSKGEKTDENPQAKGAHA
- the nuoH gene encoding NADH-quinone oxidoreductase subunit NuoH: MMQLDQLAAAGSTLAQEDLSMFGRDPWWLVLIKAVFCFAFLMLTVLFSIVWERKVVAWMQLRIGPNRHGPWGMLQSLADGIKLMLKEDLVVKRADKVVYLLAPVVAAIPAFMAIAVIPFGPAGNEISIFGVRTPMQLTDLPIGILYILATASVGIYGIVLAGWSSGSTYPLLGGLRSCAQMISYEIAMGMSFAAVFLYSGSMSTSTIVESQQNRWYILLLPVSFIIYIVAMVGETNRAPFDMPESEGDLVGGFNTEYSSIKFAMFMLAEYINMVTVSAVAITLFLGGWRAPWPISTFWEGANHGWWPLLWFTLKVQLLLFFFIWLRGTLPRVRYDQFMKLGWKVLIPVSLVWLMLVATVRALKNEGYDFSQIVLYVAGGAVLLLLISLLVDFFRRAEVAEETDGDGAFDPMAGGFPVPPLPGQSLPPVPRRRPRRERELIVSGGADTVSDGIGNDGKGGDGA
- the nuoK gene encoding NADH-quinone oxidoreductase subunit NuoK, coding for MNPVYYLYLAALLFTIGAAGVLIRRNAIVVFMCIELMLNACNLAFVTFSRMHGNLDGQIIAFFTMVVAAAEVVVGLAIIVSIFRTRHTASVDDASLMKL
- a CDS encoding NADH-quinone oxidoreductase subunit M, with translation MSFPLLTAVAAVPAVGAIATAALPAAKRTAAKWLALVFSLLTFALALVVAFRFDPGAKGPFQLTESHAWISDFGVRYELGVDGIAVALIALTTLLIPFIILAGWHDADPLEEATPNRRWRPTQGFFALILAVEAMVVLSFEATDVFLFYIFFEAMLIPMYFLIGGFGDRAGGDGEDQAASRRSYAAVKFLLYNLAGGLIMLAAVIGLYAVTADQLGTGTFSLQQIVEARAAGKLDIGTGTERLLFLGFFFAFAVKAPLWPLHTWLPGAMGESTAPVAVLITAVVDKVGTFAMLRFCLQLFPEASSWATPAILVLALISVLYGALLAVAQRDIKRLIAYASISHFGFIILGIFAMTSQGQSGATLYMVNHGISTAALMLVAGFLISRRGSRLIADYGGVQKVAPVLAGTFLIGGLATLSLPGLAPFVSEFLVLVGTFSRYPVIGIIATLGIVLAALYVLVLYQRTMTGPVKTEVRSMPDLRVRELLVVAPLVALLLFLGVYPKPLTDLVNPAVGHTLSVVDKKDPKPTVQVDAGPGGGRAGQAVQDQDREAAK
- a CDS encoding NADH-quinone oxidoreductase subunit J, coding for MTGLAAAASMTSTGEAVQFWILGSVAVIGALCTILMKRAVHSALSLAGTMIVLAVFYLANGAYFLGVVQIVVYTGAIMMLFLFVVMLVGVTAADSLKETLKGQRWLAAAAGLGFGILLIAGIGNASLKQFNGLGEANAGGNVQGLAALIFTKYVFAFEVTGALLITAAVGAMVLTHRERTERAKTQREQSEARIREGKQVPPLPAPGVYARHNAVDIPGLLPDGTVSELSVNPTLRERGQIRDVSGASLAELKALERRSEDWLGRGSEDEPGPSSSGGAPSAEHKEGAKK
- the nuoN gene encoding NADH-quinone oxidoreductase subunit NuoN, whose protein sequence is MSSVASVHSLWTVAHGAPGKIPAPHIEYAQLSPTLIVLGAAVLGVVVEAFVPRRHRYYSQLLLTVVALAAAFAAVIGLAAGGFGSAKAHIAAMGALAVDGPALFLQGTILLVSLVAVFTFAERRLDPAAHGKRVDSFAAQPAAVPGGAAEQAAVKAGFTTTEVFPIALFAVGGMLVFPAANDLLTLFIALEVFSLPLYILCALARRQRLLSQEAAVKYFLLGAFSSAFLLFGVALLYGYAGTVTYAGIAEVISDGAKQIDPALAGTMGNDALLLIGAALVLMGLLFKVGAVPFHMWTPDVYQGAPTPVTGFMAAATKVAAFGALLRLLYVVLPGMRWDWQPVMWGVAIITMLGGAIVAITQTDIKRLLAYSSIAHAGFILAGVIATSEEGISSVLFYLAAYSFVTLGAFAVVTLVRDAGGEATQLSKWAGLGRRSPLVAAVFAVFLLAFAGIPLTSGFAGKFAVFKAAAQSGAGWLVVVGVLSSAIAAFFYIRVIVLMFFQEPKADGPTVAVPSPLTTTAIAIGVAVTLVLGLAPQYFLDLAGQAGVFVR